The Methylopila sp. M107 genome contains the following window.
TCCCTTGGCGCGCTTGTAGCGCGCGACCACGTCGCCCATCGCGTAGTTGCGGACGTGGCCCATATGGATGCGCCCCGACGGATAGGGGAACATCTCCAGCACGTAATAGGTCGGCCGGCCGTCTTCCGGCCCGGTCTCGAACAGCTTCTTTTCGTTCCATGCGGCCTGCCACCTGGGCTCGGCCTCGCGCGCGTTGTAGCGCTCCGTCGTCATAAGCTACGCCAGTCGTCTGAAATGTGGTTCGCCACCGCGTGAAGCGGGGACGCTCTAGGGCGCGCGGACCTTGGCTTGAAACGCTTTGACGGGTCAATGACGCGGAAGCCGCGTTGGACCCGATATCGGTTTGGGGATATACATTTCCCCCTACAGGGATATGCGAAATGCCGCTCTACATCCGTGACGACGAGGTCGCCGACCTCGCCCGCAGGACGAAAGAGGCGACCGGCGCGAAAACCGTGACGGAGGCCGTCAGGGTCGCGCTGGAGAGGGCGCTGGCGGAGGCGAAGGTCAAAGCAGGCGTCAAGGACCAGCGGCCTCTGCGCGACCGCATCGCGGAGGTGGTCGCGAGAGCCGACGCCATGGGGCCGTCCGACCACAGCTTCGATATGAAGGCATTCATGGACGATCTGTCGGGCGACATATGAGCGCCTTCATCGACGCGTCTGTCATCGTTGCGGTGATCGGCCACGAGTCTGACGAAGACGAATTGATCGCCCGGATCGAGAGCATGACGGCGCCGCTCTTTTATTCGGCCATGGTCGTGTACGAAGCGTCACTGGCTGTCGCTCGCAAAAAGTCGGGATCCGGTCGGACCTCGCTCGAAGCGATTGCGGAAGCGCGATCGATCGTACGCGCGTTCCTCACGACCATAGACGCGACCGAAATCCCGCTCGTTGGCGAGATCGCCGACCTCGCCCTCGACGCCAGCGGCCGCTTCGGCAAGGTCGTCGGCCATCCGGCGCGCTTGAACATGGGCGACTGCTTCGCCTACGCCTGTGCGCGGTCCAAAGGCGTTCCGCTGCTGTTCAAGGGCGACGACTTCGTGAAGACCGACATCGCTTCAGCCTGATCGAGTTTTCCAGTGTCCGCAGACGTCGCCGCCAATCTCGAGACGATCCTCCACGCCATCCGCCGCGCCGAGCGCGCCGCGCAGCGGCCGGAAGGCGTGACGACGCTCGTCGCGGTCTCCAAGACCTTCGACGCCGACGAGATCCGGCCCGCGCTCGACGCCGGCCAGCGCGTGTTCGGCGAGAACCGCGTGCAGGAGGCGCAAGGCAAGTGGCCGGGCCTGCGCGAGGCCTATCAGGGCGTCGAGCTCCATCTGATCGGGCCGCTGCAATCCAACAAGGCGGCCGACGCGGTCGCGCTGTTCGACGTCATCCACACCATCGACCGGCCCAAGATCGCGCGCGCCGTCGCGGCCGAGATCGAGGCGCAGGGGCGCGCCCCAAAACTGTTCGTGCAGGTGAACACCGGCGAAGAGGAGCAGAAGGCCGGCGTCGCCCCGAGGGACGTCGACGGTTTCCTGAAGAGCTGTCGGGAGGAGTTCGGGCTCACGGT
Protein-coding sequences here:
- a CDS encoding type II toxin-antitoxin system VapB family antitoxin; its protein translation is MPLYIRDDEVADLARRTKEATGAKTVTEAVRVALERALAEAKVKAGVKDQRPLRDRIAEVVARADAMGPSDHSFDMKAFMDDLSGDI
- a CDS encoding YggS family pyridoxal phosphate-dependent enzyme, producing the protein MSADVAANLETILHAIRRAERAAQRPEGVTTLVAVSKTFDADEIRPALDAGQRVFGENRVQEAQGKWPGLREAYQGVELHLIGPLQSNKAADAVALFDVIHTIDRPKIARAVAAEIEAQGRAPKLFVQVNTGEEEQKAGVAPRDVDGFLKSCREEFGLTVDGLMCIPPFDDPPAPHFALLQKHARRNGLQKLSMGMSADFADAIPFGATHVRVGSAIFGTRPKP
- a CDS encoding type II toxin-antitoxin system VapC family toxin, producing MSAFIDASVIVAVIGHESDEDELIARIESMTAPLFYSAMVVYEASLAVARKKSGSGRTSLEAIAEARSIVRAFLTTIDATEIPLVGEIADLALDASGRFGKVVGHPARLNMGDCFAYACARSKGVPLLFKGDDFVKTDIASA